A portion of the Victivallis lenta genome contains these proteins:
- a CDS encoding peroxiredoxin codes for MMSLVTKLAPDFRANAVMPDNTIEPFQLSSLRGRYIVLFFYPMDFTFVCPTELIAFDNAIRKFEELNTQLVSVSVDSEYSHFAWKQTERSKGGVGKLRYPMVADFTKQISRDYGVLIDEAVALRGLFIIDKEGIVRHETINDLPLGRNVEEALRVLKALQFTEKYGEVCPANWSDGSEGLKPTAEGISSYLTKHEK; via the coding sequence ATCATGTCACTCGTCACCAAACTCGCTCCCGACTTCAGGGCAAATGCCGTCATGCCGGACAATACGATCGAGCCGTTCCAGCTTTCGTCTCTGCGCGGCAGATACATCGTGCTGTTCTTCTACCCGATGGACTTTACGTTCGTCTGCCCGACCGAACTCATCGCATTCGACAACGCAATCCGGAAATTCGAAGAACTCAACACACAGCTCGTCTCCGTCTCGGTCGATTCGGAGTACAGCCATTTCGCCTGGAAGCAGACCGAGCGCAGCAAAGGCGGCGTCGGCAAGCTCCGCTATCCGATGGTCGCCGACTTCACGAAGCAGATCTCGCGCGACTACGGCGTCCTGATCGACGAAGCCGTTGCCCTCCGCGGACTCTTCATCATCGACAAAGAGGGCATCGTCCGTCACGAGACGATCAATGACCTCCCGCTCGGACGAAATGTCGAAGAGGCGCTTCGCGTGCTCAAAGCGCTGCAGTTCACCGAAAAATACGGCGAAGTCTGCCCGGCCAACTGGAGCGACGGCTCCGAAGGACTGAAGCCGACCGCCGAAGGAATCTCGTCTTATCTCACCAAACACGAGAAATAA